The following are encoded together in the Bacteroidota bacterium genome:
- a CDS encoding T9SS type A sorting domain-containing protein produces the protein MKKAVVFILLILFYANLNAQNNGIPDKGTYKVCDTFFISKPLKELAEQHPAKSISDDERRNEAADKDRHNRIRPFVPKSGALPANGIDPIRQLTKGIDSLTPPLSNFDGQPGDAYPADPSGAANSVYYVQAVNDQYRAYYKNGNPAMSSLDLSTLWSGSVNDGDPIVMYDRFADRWFIQQFQVSNSPYKILIAISTTNDPTGAYYVYTFSFGNNYPDYPKFSIWHDGYYMVANFDTQKAVVYERAKMLVGDNTAAMITTSYPSGLTLPGASGFWVSTTLDADGQLPPSGTPENIVYFNDDNQGAASDQIVICNITTNWINHTAVVTLDTTLATQPFNSYFTGGTLKDIVQPSGGEKLDALDGIFSYRAPYMRFTNHNSVVLCNTVNLGSKIAGIRWYELRQNLTNNAWSIYQQGTYGPADATSRWTGSIAMNNDGSIGLAYSVTNASSLYPGIRYTGRLATDPLGQMTFTEQTAKAGTSVLSGVYNRWGDYSQTSLDPDGITFWHTNEYSSGGQKTRIFAFQIINPLTGIEKSRQQPELTCFQSDNILVVKAGRLPASGDMIVELFDIDGKNLARKTLVPVSGSIETNFDTSKLAKGIYLVRVGNNDFQRVVKVLVK, from the coding sequence ATGAAAAAAGCTGTAGTATTCATCCTGTTAATTCTGTTCTATGCAAATCTGAATGCACAGAACAACGGCATTCCCGATAAAGGAACCTACAAAGTGTGTGATACTTTTTTTATTTCTAAACCATTGAAGGAACTTGCAGAACAGCATCCTGCAAAAAGTATTTCTGATGATGAAAGGAGAAATGAAGCCGCTGATAAAGACCGTCATAACAGAATTAGACCGTTTGTTCCCAAATCGGGCGCCTTGCCGGCCAATGGCATTGATCCCATAAGGCAACTCACGAAAGGTATAGATTCATTAACTCCGCCATTAAGCAATTTCGACGGGCAGCCGGGTGATGCCTATCCTGCAGATCCTTCGGGCGCTGCAAATTCAGTATATTATGTGCAGGCGGTGAATGATCAGTACCGGGCCTATTACAAGAACGGAAATCCCGCAATGAGTTCGCTGGATCTTTCAACCCTGTGGTCGGGTAGCGTCAATGACGGTGATCCCATCGTTATGTATGATAGATTTGCTGACCGCTGGTTTATTCAGCAGTTTCAGGTGAGCAATTCGCCGTATAAGATTTTAATTGCAATTTCTACAACGAATGACCCCACCGGAGCTTATTATGTTTATACATTCAGTTTCGGAAACAATTACCCCGATTATCCCAAGTTTTCAATCTGGCACGACGGTTATTATATGGTTGCTAATTTTGATACACAGAAAGCTGTAGTTTATGAAAGAGCCAAAATGCTTGTTGGTGACAACACGGCGGCAATGATAACTACTTCCTATCCGTCAGGACTTACACTGCCCGGTGCAAGCGGTTTCTGGGTATCCACCACCCTGGATGCCGACGGGCAGTTGCCTCCAAGCGGTACTCCCGAAAATATTGTTTATTTCAATGATGACAACCAGGGTGCAGCCTCCGACCAAATCGTAATATGCAATATCACAACAAACTGGATTAATCATACAGCGGTAGTAACGCTTGATACAACACTTGCTACGCAGCCGTTCAATTCGTACTTCACAGGAGGCACACTTAAAGATATTGTGCAGCCATCGGGTGGCGAAAAGCTTGATGCACTGGATGGCATCTTTTCTTACAGAGCGCCCTATATGAGATTTACAAATCATAACTCTGTTGTGCTTTGCAATACAGTGAATCTGGGTAGTAAAATTGCCGGAATCCGCTGGTATGAGCTTCGGCAGAATCTCACGAATAATGCCTGGAGTATCTATCAGCAGGGTACTTATGGTCCGGCCGATGCAACCAGTCGCTGGACCGGAAGCATTGCCATGAACAACGACGGCAGCATCGGATTGGCGTATTCTGTTACAAATGCTTCAAGCCTGTATCCGGGGATACGATACACCGGAAGACTGGCAACCGACCCATTAGGTCAGATGACATTTACCGAGCAAACAGCAAAGGCGGGCACCAGTGTCTTATCAGGAGTTTATAATCGCTGGGGCGATTATTCTCAAACTTCGCTTGACCCCGATGGAATCACGTTCTGGCACACCAATGAATACAGTTCAGGCGGTCAGAAAACAAGAATATTTGCGTTCCAGATAATTAACCCGCTGACAGGAATTGAAAAGAGCCGCCAGCAGCCCGAACTTACATGTTTCCAATCAGACAATATCCTTGTTGTTAAAGCCGGGAGACTTCCGGCGTCAGGCGATATGATTGTGGAGTTGTTTGATATTGACGGAAAGAATCTGGCGCGTAAAACGCTGGTGCCGGTTTCAGGTTCAATAGAAACAAACTTTGATACCAGTAAGCTGGCCAAAGGAATTTATTTGGTAAGGGTGGGGAACAATGATTTCCAGCGTGTGGTTAAAGTGCTGGTTAAATAA
- a CDS encoding EutN/CcmL family microcompartment protein, whose protein sequence is MKFGRVIGRVVSTKKVESFEGIKLLLVQPLDEKLVAVGDPIVTLDTIQSGVGELIYFETSKEAGRVLETTMNPSDASIMGIIDELYLDDTK, encoded by the coding sequence ATGAAATTTGGCAGAGTAATAGGACGGGTGGTCAGCACCAAAAAAGTGGAATCCTTTGAGGGAATCAAACTATTATTGGTACAGCCTCTTGACGAAAAACTTGTAGCAGTAGGCGATCCTATCGTTACACTAGATACCATACAATCCGGTGTCGGCGAACTTATTTATTTTGAAACAAGCAAAGAAGCCGGCAGGGTGCTCGAAACAACGATGAACCCAAGCGATGCTTCCATCATGGGCATTATTGATGAACTTTATTTGGACGATACAAAATGA
- the deoC gene encoding deoxyribose-phosphate aldolase, whose protein sequence is MKEPGGNMDQNELIDKITKEVAARLRGQMGTTETPNTNAGTTFSKPRLSATELARYIDHTLLKPEAIQPQFDQLCNEALQYKFMSVCVNSSWVPYVAKKLRGTGIKICSVIGFPLGEMDTRSKAFETRSAISSGADEIDMVINVGALKSRNLKLVEEDIRAIKRACRSNTILKVIIETHLLTEEEKVLACEISKKADADYVKTCTGFLGGGATVPDIALMRAVVGPKLGVKASGGIKDFGQAVALINAGASRLGCGASVAIITGAEVKGNY, encoded by the coding sequence TTGAAAGAACCGGGAGGTAATATGGACCAAAATGAACTAATCGACAAGATAACCAAAGAAGTTGCTGCACGCCTGAGAGGGCAAATGGGCACAACAGAAACACCGAACACGAACGCAGGTACAACATTCTCAAAACCGAGGCTATCTGCTACAGAACTTGCCCGGTACATTGACCATACGCTGCTCAAACCTGAAGCAATTCAGCCTCAGTTCGACCAGCTTTGCAATGAAGCACTGCAGTATAAATTCATGTCGGTTTGCGTGAACTCCAGTTGGGTGCCTTATGTTGCAAAGAAACTAAGAGGTACCGGCATAAAAATTTGTTCTGTTATCGGATTTCCTCTCGGAGAAATGGATACCCGCAGCAAGGCTTTTGAAACACGAAGCGCCATTTCAAGCGGAGCCGACGAAATTGATATGGTTATTAACGTTGGTGCTCTCAAATCAAGGAATCTGAAGCTTGTTGAAGAAGATATCCGCGCTATTAAACGCGCCTGCCGCAGCAATACCATATTGAAAGTAATCATAGAAACACATCTCCTTACCGAAGAGGAAAAAGTACTTGCTTGCGAAATTTCCAAAAAAGCAGATGCCGACTATGTGAAAACCTGCACAGGTTTTCTGGGTGGAGGCGCTACGGTGCCCGATATCGCGCTGATGCGTGCTGTTGTTGGACCTAAACTGGGTGTAAAAGCCAGCGGAGGTATCAAAGATTTTGGACAGGCGGTTGCACTTATCAATGCAGGTGCATCAAGACTCGGATGCGGCGCAAGTGTTGCCATTATTACCGGTGCCGAAGTAAAAGGGAATTACTAA
- a CDS encoding BMC domain-containing protein, translated as MIETRGFTAMVEASDAMVKAANVELIGYEKIGGGYVTAIVRGDVAAVRAAVDAGTRAAEKVGQIVSTHVIPRPHQNVDSALPLGVKTNKKGK; from the coding sequence ATGATAGAAACCAGAGGTTTTACGGCCATGGTTGAAGCATCAGACGCCATGGTAAAAGCAGCAAATGTCGAACTTATCGGCTATGAAAAAATAGGCGGAGGTTATGTTACTGCGATAGTTCGCGGTGATGTTGCAGCCGTAAGGGCAGCCGTTGACGCGGGTACGCGTGCAGCAGAAAAAGTAGGACAAATTGTTTCTACGCACGTTATTCCGAGACCACATCAAAATGTTGACAGCGCGTTGCCGTTGGGAGTTAAAACAAATAAGAAAGGAAAATAA
- a CDS encoding dipeptidase: MEDIKKYIDTHRERFIEELFGLMRIPSVSAKEEHKPDMYAAAEYIKTKIVEAGADKAEVMTTEGHPVIYGEKIIDANLPTVMIYGHYDVQPAEPLELWTVTKAFEPIIKDEKIWGRGADDDKGQMFMQLKAFEFMCKTGKLPCNVKFMLEGEEEVGSVSLGKFCAQHKELLKADVILVSDTGMIAPDVPSVTVGLRGLCYMEVEVTGPNRDLHSGHYGGAVANPLNVLCKMISNLTDENGHITIDGFYDDVLEVSAAERAEMARAPFDLEKYKKSIDIGDIEGEKGYTTAERTGIRPALDVNGIWGGYIEPGAKTILPSTASAKISMRLVPNQNSEKIEKLFEAHFKKVAPKSVKVKVTSLHGGEAYVSPIDTIAYSAASAALEQTFGKKPIPTRGGGSIPVIALFEKVLGTKSILMGFGLESDAIHSPNENFPLFNFFKGIETIPWFYKYFAEGMKM; encoded by the coding sequence ATGGAAGACATTAAAAAATACATTGATACCCACCGTGAACGCTTTATAGAAGAACTGTTTGGCCTGATGCGCATACCATCGGTCAGTGCAAAGGAAGAGCATAAACCAGACATGTACGCTGCCGCGGAATACATCAAAACGAAGATAGTGGAAGCCGGTGCTGACAAGGCAGAGGTGATGACTACAGAAGGTCATCCGGTGATTTACGGTGAGAAAATTATTGATGCAAATCTTCCGACAGTAATGATTTACGGGCATTATGATGTGCAGCCCGCCGAGCCGCTTGAACTGTGGACGGTGACCAAAGCATTCGAGCCCATAATCAAAGATGAAAAAATTTGGGGGCGTGGGGCAGATGATGACAAGGGGCAGATGTTTATGCAGCTCAAGGCATTTGAGTTTATGTGTAAAACCGGAAAATTGCCCTGCAATGTAAAATTCATGCTTGAAGGCGAGGAAGAAGTTGGTTCTGTAAGTCTCGGAAAATTCTGCGCTCAGCACAAGGAACTGCTCAAAGCAGATGTAATTCTTGTTTCCGACACAGGAATGATTGCACCTGATGTCCCTTCTGTTACGGTAGGATTGCGTGGCTTATGTTATATGGAGGTAGAAGTGACCGGACCCAATCGCGACCTTCACAGCGGTCATTATGGCGGAGCTGTTGCCAATCCGCTGAATGTCCTTTGCAAAATGATATCAAATCTTACAGATGAAAACGGACATATAACCATTGATGGATTTTATGACGATGTGCTTGAAGTCAGTGCTGCCGAGCGTGCCGAAATGGCGCGGGCGCCCTTTGACCTTGAGAAATATAAAAAGAGTATTGATATAGGTGACATAGAAGGTGAAAAGGGCTATACCACGGCTGAGCGCACGGGTATCAGGCCTGCCCTGGATGTAAATGGAATCTGGGGCGGTTATATTGAGCCCGGAGCAAAAACGATTTTGCCTTCAACGGCAAGTGCGAAAATTTCCATGCGTTTGGTTCCCAACCAGAATTCCGAAAAAATTGAGAAATTATTTGAGGCACATTTCAAAAAAGTTGCCCCAAAATCAGTAAAAGTAAAGGTAACCAGCCTGCACGGGGGCGAAGCCTATGTTTCACCCATAGACACCATTGCCTACAGTGCTGCCAGTGCCGCGCTGGAACAGACATTCGGCAAAAAGCCAATACCAACACGCGGAGGCGGCAGTATTCCGGTAATCGCATTGTTTGAAAAAGTTCTCGGCACAAAGTCAATTCTTATGGGTTTTGGTCTTGAGAGCGACGCGATTCATTCCCCGAATGAAAATTTTCCGCTTTTCAACTTTTTCAAAGGCATAGAAACCATTCCCTGGTTTTATAAGTATTTTGCTGAAGGCATGAAAATGTAA
- a CDS encoding RpiB/LacA/LacB family sugar-phosphate isomerase, translated as MTKDDEINATDQVKRIAIGADHGSYDSKEMLKVYLETVGYKVVDCGTNNSKDKVDYPDFALAVSRKVVSGECDRGIMLDAAGIGSSMVCNKVRGIRAALCWSNKTIINSREHNNANVLTMGTAQHNAAELCTMARLWLETRFEGGRHWPRINKMMTIERTGR; from the coding sequence ATGACGAAAGATGATGAAATAAATGCAACGGATCAGGTAAAACGCATCGCTATTGGTGCTGACCACGGCTCTTATGATTCTAAAGAAATGCTGAAGGTATATCTTGAGACTGTTGGATATAAAGTGGTTGATTGCGGTACAAACAACAGCAAAGACAAGGTAGACTATCCTGATTTTGCTTTGGCGGTTTCACGCAAAGTGGTAAGCGGCGAATGCGACCGTGGTATTATGCTTGATGCAGCCGGCATTGGCTCATCCATGGTTTGCAATAAAGTACGCGGTATTCGTGCAGCTTTATGCTGGAGCAACAAGACCATTATTAACAGCCGCGAACACAACAATGCAAATGTACTGACCATGGGAACGGCACAACACAATGCCGCCGAACTTTGCACCATGGCTCGGCTTTGGCTCGAAACCCGCTTTGAAGGAGGACGCCATTGGCCAAGAATAAATAAAATGATGACAATTGAAAGAACCGGGAGGTAA
- a CDS encoding BMC domain-containing protein: MGFVVLGVLEYSSIAAGIKALDEMVKIAPVKIIEARTICPGKYIIVFSGDVASVEYSFKQGYESGKDCIVDSLFLPMVHPDVVPAIGNIVKTDEWDAIGIIETSSVVSSIEAADAAAKTGGVNIIEIRLAIGFGGKSYLKMLGSLDAVQAAMEAGTEKAKAKNLLVRDVLIPQPHNEIKPFFM; this comes from the coding sequence ATGGGCTTTGTAGTCTTAGGGGTGTTGGAATATAGCAGCATAGCTGCCGGAATAAAAGCCCTGGATGAAATGGTTAAAATTGCGCCGGTAAAAATTATTGAAGCAAGAACTATTTGTCCGGGAAAATATATTATCGTTTTTAGTGGCGATGTAGCTTCTGTTGAATATTCATTCAAACAGGGTTACGAGAGCGGCAAAGACTGTATTGTTGACAGCCTGTTCCTGCCGATGGTGCATCCCGATGTGGTGCCCGCTATCGGCAATATCGTGAAAACGGATGAATGGGATGCCATTGGTATCATTGAAACCTCATCCGTTGTTTCGAGTATTGAAGCTGCTGATGCCGCCGCCAAAACGGGAGGCGTGAACATTATTGAAATAAGGCTTGCAATAGGGTTTGGAGGAAAATCATATTTAAAAATGCTCGGCAGTCTTGACGCCGTTCAGGCGGCCATGGAAGCCGGCACCGAGAAAGCGAAAGCAAAAAATCTTCTCGTGAGAGATGTGCTCATTCCCCAGCCCCACAATGAAATTAAACCATTTTTCATGTAA
- a CDS encoding BMC domain-containing protein, translating into MNTEALGMIETRGFTAMVEASDAMVKAAKVELIGYEKIGGGFVTAIVRGDVAAVRAAVDAGVRAAEKVGEIVSTHVIPRPHNNVDSALPLGRVITKK; encoded by the coding sequence ATGAATACCGAAGCTTTAGGAATGATCGAAACAAGAGGTTTTACCGCAATGGTTGAAGCTTCTGATGCAATGGTGAAAGCTGCAAAAGTTGAACTTATTGGTTATGAAAAAATTGGTGGCGGTTTTGTAACTGCTATCGTTCGTGGCGATGTTGCAGCCGTTAGAGCAGCTGTTGATGCAGGCGTTCGCGCAGCAGAAAAAGTTGGCGAAATTGTTTCGACACACGTTATTCCGAGACCGCATAATAATGTTGACAGCGCTCTGCCTTTGGGCCGCGTTATCACAAAGAAATAA
- a CDS encoding TolC family protein, which produces MKKVFFILCVFLPSLLQAQQTLLLRSAIDSTLRNSFDIRIARNNTEINTLNYSFGNAGGLPSVGITVSDNTALNTPDQKFKNGSETNYSNSLDNNVNAGIYTSMTLFNGFKIIADYRRLRMLQEQSELLLNDMIQSKVADVMIAYFDIIRQQRYLKIIESTLAISEKKLEIVQQRDSVGMASGVDIMQAQMDVNIALQNQETQKMIIEQSKTDLLALMSSKTYYSFIVDDSISVDPGIGADSVLNALKNNPQYMIAEKQTHISEQLMKEVNAQRYPSVKISAGYNFDRSESDKAALYFGQVYGPSAGLTLQIPIYNGNAVRRHVKAARIEIMNAQLRTENTMNDLTSNAVKAYQSYSTAIRQLNRQQENYILAGKLMNLVLENFQVRQATILDVKAAQSSFENAAYSLVNTQYVAKLAEIQLQSLIFKLKY; this is translated from the coding sequence ATGAAAAAAGTATTTTTTATACTTTGCGTCTTTTTGCCGTCGCTGCTTCAGGCTCAGCAAACACTGCTGTTACGTTCAGCAATCGACTCAACACTGAGGAACAGTTTTGATATCAGAATCGCAAGAAATAATACTGAAATAAACACACTGAATTATTCATTTGGTAATGCCGGCGGGCTTCCTTCTGTGGGAATAACTGTTTCCGATAATACGGCGCTGAATACTCCCGATCAGAAATTCAAAAACGGTTCTGAAACAAACTATTCAAATAGTCTTGACAATAACGTGAATGCAGGCATTTATACAAGCATGACTTTATTTAACGGATTTAAGATTATTGCCGATTACCGGCGGTTAAGGATGTTGCAGGAACAAAGTGAATTATTGCTGAATGATATGATACAGTCAAAAGTAGCCGATGTAATGATTGCTTATTTTGACATTATCAGACAGCAGCGTTATTTGAAGATTATTGAAAGTACACTCGCCATTTCTGAAAAAAAACTTGAAATTGTGCAACAGCGTGACAGTGTCGGCATGGCAAGTGGTGTGGATATTATGCAAGCACAAATGGATGTAAATATTGCACTGCAAAATCAGGAAACGCAGAAGATGATTATTGAACAGTCAAAAACAGATCTTCTGGCACTCATGAGTTCAAAAACGTATTATTCATTTATTGTTGATGACAGCATTTCGGTTGATCCCGGAATCGGAGCTGATTCCGTATTGAACGCCCTTAAAAATAATCCGCAATATATGATTGCAGAAAAGCAGACACACATCAGTGAACAACTGATGAAAGAAGTCAATGCCCAACGATATCCTTCGGTTAAAATTTCCGCAGGCTACAACTTTGACCGCTCGGAAAGCGATAAAGCTGCCCTGTATTTTGGTCAGGTTTACGGACCTTCAGCGGGGCTTACGCTTCAGATACCTATCTATAACGGAAATGCTGTAAGACGACACGTCAAAGCTGCGCGTATTGAAATTATGAATGCGCAGCTGAGAACGGAAAACACGATGAATGATCTTACTTCAAACGCTGTAAAAGCTTATCAGTCGTACAGTACAGCAATCCGGCAACTTAACCGACAACAGGAAAATTACATTCTTGCCGGCAAACTGATGAACCTTGTACTGGAGAATTTTCAAGTGCGTCAGGCCACTATTCTTGATGTAAAAGCCGCGCAGTCAAGTTTTGAAAATGCGGCGTATTCACTGGTCAATACTCAATATGTCGCGAAGCTTGCTGAGATACAGCTTCAATCACTGATTTTTAAACTCAAGTATTAA
- a CDS encoding EutN/CcmL family microcompartment protein yields MILGKIAGTVVSSTLNIDIEGGRYLLVDKCNQHGTVKGDFIVALDLVGAGHGEMVLLAESSSARETPATVNKAIDAAVVAIIDMIDENETIVYKK; encoded by the coding sequence ATGATATTAGGTAAGATAGCCGGAACGGTGGTAAGCAGCACACTCAATATTGACATTGAGGGCGGAAGATACCTGCTGGTTGATAAATGCAATCAGCATGGCACGGTAAAAGGCGATTTTATTGTCGCACTTGACCTGGTTGGAGCCGGCCACGGAGAAATGGTCCTGCTTGCCGAAAGTTCATCAGCAAGAGAAACACCTGCCACAGTAAATAAAGCCATCGATGCTGCTGTTGTTGCAATCATAGATATGATCGATGAGAATGAGACGATTGTTTATAAGAAATGA
- a CDS encoding EutN/CcmL family microcompartment protein — MILAKVVGTVVSSHKAPKIEGITFLLLEKIDPVTMKGKNDFVVSMDSVGAGIGEIVFYVSGSSARFTTTTEGRPTDSAIIAIVDFIEKDGQYTYRKDNQKL; from the coding sequence ATGATTTTAGCAAAAGTTGTTGGAACGGTTGTTTCCAGTCACAAGGCGCCCAAGATTGAAGGAATTACGTTCCTGCTTCTTGAGAAAATTGACCCTGTGACCATGAAAGGAAAGAACGATTTTGTTGTTTCCATGGACAGCGTTGGCGCCGGCATCGGAGAGATCGTGTTTTATGTATCGGGCAGCAGTGCCCGCTTCACGACTACTACCGAAGGAAGACCTACCGACTCTGCCATTATCGCCATCGTTGATTTCATTGAAAAAGACGGACAGTACACGTATCGTAAAGATAATCAGAAGTTATGA
- a CDS encoding aldehyde dehydrogenase family protein produces MDNLEENIRQLVTEVVKNMTNTPSTESGSTSSGVYSNIGSAIDAADKAYKAFTNITLDVRKKIIENMRKVCLANNAVLAKMAQEETGMGRVENKIAKNELGIYKTPGVEDIQPEAFSDDNGMTLVEHAPFGVIGSITPSTNPVVTIISNGIGMIAAGNAVVFNPHPAAKKTSSYLVGLLNRAIMEAGGPANLLTCCSEPTIESAKELMTHPKIAIMVVTGGPAVVKVAMNSGKKVIAAGPGNPPCVVDETADIVKAGKDIVDGASFDNNVICICEKEIICVDSVADRLKEEMRRNGAYELSSEQTRKITEMVIAEAGRPGHEGAANKKFVGKNADYIAQAAGISVPASTRLLLCEVDRDHPLVWTEQLMPVMPLVRVRDVDAAIEMAVAVEHGFRHTAIMHSLNIAKMTKMAKAMNVSIFIKNGPSYAGLGFGGAGFASFTIASPTGDGVTRARTFTRERRCTVVDHFRIM; encoded by the coding sequence TTGGATAATTTAGAAGAAAACATACGACAGTTAGTTACGGAAGTTGTCAAGAATATGACAAATACTCCGTCAACCGAGAGTGGCAGCACTTCAAGCGGAGTATACTCCAATATTGGATCTGCTATTGATGCCGCCGATAAGGCTTACAAGGCATTCACCAATATTACCCTTGATGTCCGTAAAAAGATTATTGAGAACATGCGTAAAGTATGTCTGGCCAACAATGCCGTTCTGGCAAAGATGGCACAGGAAGAGACCGGTATGGGTCGCGTTGAAAATAAAATTGCAAAAAATGAGCTGGGTATTTACAAAACTCCCGGCGTTGAAGATATACAGCCCGAAGCTTTTTCTGATGATAACGGCATGACACTGGTAGAACATGCGCCTTTCGGCGTTATCGGTTCGATTACACCAAGTACCAATCCTGTGGTTACCATTATCAGTAATGGTATCGGGATGATTGCTGCCGGCAATGCCGTGGTTTTCAACCCGCATCCTGCAGCAAAAAAGACGTCGAGCTACCTTGTAGGTTTGCTCAACAGAGCCATTATGGAAGCCGGCGGTCCTGCCAACCTGCTTACCTGCTGCTCCGAACCCACCATTGAATCGGCCAAAGAGCTGATGACGCATCCCAAGATTGCCATCATGGTTGTTACGGGCGGTCCTGCGGTTGTAAAAGTTGCGATGAACAGCGGTAAAAAAGTAATTGCTGCCGGTCCGGGAAATCCGCCCTGCGTGGTTGACGAAACTGCCGATATCGTTAAAGCAGGAAAAGACATTGTTGATGGTGCCAGCTTCGATAATAATGTTATCTGTATCTGCGAAAAAGAAATCATCTGCGTGGATTCTGTTGCCGACAGGCTCAAAGAAGAAATGCGCAGAAACGGAGCCTATGAACTGAGTTCCGAACAGACCCGCAAGATTACCGAAATGGTAATCGCTGAAGCCGGTCGCCCCGGACACGAAGGTGCGGCAAATAAAAAATTCGTTGGTAAAAATGCAGACTATATAGCACAGGCTGCAGGAATTTCTGTTCCCGCATCAACACGTCTGCTGCTTTGCGAAGTTGACCGTGATCACCCGCTGGTGTGGACAGAACAACTGATGCCTGTGATGCCGCTGGTGCGCGTTAGAGACGTTGATGCTGCCATTGAAATGGCTGTAGCCGTTGAACATGGATTCAGGCATACGGCCATCATGCATTCACTGAATATTGCCAAGATGACAAAAATGGCGAAGGCAATGAATGTATCTATCTTTATCAAAAACGGACCAAGCTATGCCGGTCTCGGTTTTGGCGGTGCGGGCTTCGCATCATTCACTATTGCCAGCCCGACGGGCGACGGTGTTACAAGGGCAAGAACCTTTACCCGCGAAAGACGCTGTACTGTTGTTGATCATTTCAGAATAATGTAA
- a CDS encoding EutN/CcmL family microcompartment protein, producing the protein MILAKVLGNVVSTIRDKGYDSKKVLIVQPVDPAGKAKGTSFLALDTVQAGAGDLVLVLEEGGSTRSVFNEPDNFTIKTVIVGIVDAVTMQ; encoded by the coding sequence ATGATACTTGCAAAAGTTTTAGGGAACGTTGTTTCCACCATCAGAGATAAAGGCTACGACTCAAAAAAAGTTCTGATTGTGCAGCCTGTAGACCCTGCAGGAAAAGCGAAAGGAACATCATTTCTTGCACTTGACACAGTACAGGCCGGTGCCGGTGATTTGGTACTGGTTCTTGAAGAGGGCGGTTCTACACGTTCGGTTTTCAATGAGCCCGATAACTTCACCATCAAAACGGTGATTGTTGGAATTGTTGATGCGGTTACAATGCAATAA